A window of Thermovirga sp. genomic DNA:
CCCGGTGGATAGCCGAAGCGCCCCTATTCAACCGGACGGGAGGGTTCCACGTCGCGGCTATCCTGGCCCAGGAAGGAAAGAGGCTGGCCCTTTTCGAGGATATCAGCCGCCACAACGCCCTTGACAAGGTCATAGGATGGGCCCTGATATCGGGAGTGGACCTGGGAAGGACCCTGGTCATCCAATCCGGGAGGCTGCCCAGGGACATGGTCGCCAAGGCCGCCGCGGCCGGCATACCCCTGCTCGGGAGCGTATCCGCACCGACCGATGCCGGGGTCTCGCTGGCGAGGGAAAAGAGCATTACCCTGGTGAGCTTCATCAGGGAAGGAAGAATGAACATCCATACCTTCCCGGAAAGGGTAATACTTGAAGATCCCTAGATGTTGACCCCCAGCCGCGCCCAGGGGAGCAGACCTTCGGTCACGGCCACACCCAGGTCCATGCCCGGGCGGTCGACACCGTGGAAGTCGGAACCCGCCGTCGGGAAAAGGCCAAACCTCGAGGCAACCTTCATCCAGTAATAGATCTCCCCCGAACCGTGATGACCCGAAATGCACTCAAGGCCCCACAGGCCATGATCCTTGAGCCTTTCAAGAAGCGCGAAGAGATGGTCTTCATCCAGGCCCATAAGGCCGGGGTGGCCAAGCACCGAGACGCCCCCCGCCTCGTCGATAGCCTCCAGGCACTCCTCGGGGGAGAGCCTTGAACTGGCCACATAGGCGGGCGCGCCCCGTCCGATGTACTTGTTGAAAGCCGAGGCTATGTCGCGCACGAAACCCTTCTTCACCAAGACCCTGGCAATATGCGGCCTGGCCACCACCTCGCCGCCCGATTCAGCCTCGACCTCTTCGAGGCTGATCTCAACCCCCAGGTTGACGAGTTTCTCGACCATTAGGGCGTTCCTTTTTCGGCGGTTTTTGCGGAGCCTTTCCAGTTTTTCCTGAAGCCCCCGACAGGCGCTGTCGATCCGGTAGCCCATGATGTGAAGCGTATAGGGAGCTTCCGCGGAGAGTTCCACGCCGGTAATGCCCTGGATACCCCCCTTCCCACAGGCCGCCAGGAACCTGGAAAGTCCGGCGGTGGTATCGTGATCGGTGAGGCTCATCACCGATACGTGCCTTTTCGAGGCCCTTCTGACCAGTGCCTCCGGTGTAAAGGTCCCGTCACTGAATGTGCTGTGAGTGTGAAGATCAACAATGAACATTTTCGACACCTGCTTTCCTCGATCCGGCGACCTCTATGAGATCCCTCAACATGGAATAGGCCGTGTGCCTCGGGCCGATGCCCCC
This region includes:
- a CDS encoding PHP domain-containing protein, which gives rise to MFIVDLHTHSTFSDGTFTPEALVRRASKRHVSVMSLTDHDTTAGLSRFLAACGKGGIQGITGVELSAEAPYTLHIMGYRIDSACRGLQEKLERLRKNRRKRNALMVEKLVNLGVEISLEEVEAESGGEVVARPHIARVLVKKGFVRDIASAFNKYIGRGAPAYVASSRLSPEECLEAIDEAGGVSVLGHPGLMGLDEDHLFALLERLKDHGLWGLECISGHHGSGEIYYWMKVASRFGLFPTAGSDFHGVDRPGMDLGVAVTEGLLPWARLGVNI